AGGCCAGCCGCCGTGCGGTGCATATGCAAAATCTGGGCCCCCTCACTACTGCTGAGGTAATTGAGCGTCAAGCGGGCGGACTCAGAGTCTGGATCCTGCGGGGCGTAGCTACTGCCAGACTGCTGCGACCGATGCTGTGACTGCACAGAGTCTTTCTCGTTTCTGTTTAATAGGATGAGTACGACCACGGTCGCAAATACGATCAACACGATTCCAGCAATGGTCAACACCCTGGCTCGGCGACTCAATCTCCGACCCGTCAACACTTTCTCCTTCGTGATGTCACCCATCGCATAAGCGGCGTCGAACGGAGCAGAGCTTGGTTCGCTCATCGAGACCGACTGGTGCTGACACGGGAGCATTGCCGCCGCACACTTGACGCATCGCTAAGCGGGGCCGTCTGGAGCCTTGAACGCAGTGCACGGGAAAAACGAGGGGGAGTAGAATTCTTCCCTAGTCGGTGCGCAGAGGCCAAAATCGGTCGCCTGGACTGTCTCGTCGATTTCGAAGCCGATCTGGCCGATGCGTGTCTCACCGCGCCCGATGTCGGAACTGGTGTAGGTTTGCTGTTCCCATCGGTGCTCGCGCCAGTTATCGTCCTCCAAGACCACGAGTCCGCTCCCGGGCCAGCCCGAGGCAAAGCAGTAGCCCGACGAATCCGGGGTGTCCGAGGTGCCACTGCCGCAGGTGCCGTCAGCCGGCTTGTAGCGGACGTAGAGCTTCTGCTCTATGCTGACATCGTTTGTCCCGCGGTCCGGCAGTTCCGGAGTGGCCGCGATCCAGACCGCCAAGTAGTGCCTGCCTGGGCTCGCAGGCTTATCCATCACCTCCGGGGCCCAGGTGGAGTCAATCGCTTTGACTTTCACACCGAGCCTCATCCCTGTGTCGGTGTACACGATGCCCTCACCCGGGAAGTCCTCGAAGGAAGGTGGTCTGGCGGCCGCGACGCTCGTCGAATCCGGCATGTGATCCGGTGCGGGACTGCCGTTTCCTGTCGTGCCGCCAGTGCCGGAACACGCCGTGAGCAGCGCGGCGGCCGCCGTGCAGAGAGCCAATATCCCCGGCCTCATGGTTCCCCTTAAATGTTTGAAAATGTTACTCATATCGTCTGCCGACCCAGGACGGCCAATCGGCTCACAGCTGTTTCAGCCGAGGATCCTTCTGCGGGTCCGGACCCACCTTGCCGTGTGGTGCGCCCAGAAGGCACCCAGATCCTGCCCAGATGCCTGCTCATGGTTGATCGTGGTCGCCGAAGTCACGATGCGTGTGCCGCGCTGGTGCAATGTAGGTTGCGGCCTATGCCGGTCAGGGTCCACTTACCTTCGGATGATTTCGAGATTTCGTCGGCGGCATCGATGCGACTGGTGGTGTCCGCGTCAGTGGCCTCGAAGAGGACTGCGGATCGGCTGCCCGCCGGAGGCGGTCAGGGTCGACGTCAGTGGCGAAGACACCCGAGGCATTGCTCGCGGCGCGTTTGAAGACCGTTGTCGTCCCGCCGCTGCGCACCATTCGGATCTTGAGGTGTTCTTCCGCTGACGTATTGCCCAGGTGCGCGAGATGGTGGCTGAACGGGGGCGGTGATCATACTGGCCAGGTGGACATGACAGATCCACGCGGGCAGTGCAGCCTTATGACGCGAGCACCCGTTGACCAGATTCACGAACTGATCGTCCGGCGTTGGAACGATTTGAGTCGCTGCCTCCTCCGGCGGGTGAGGTGGCGGAGCCTCCGCATCTAGCGGTGGAGCCGGGCGGACAGTCCAGCTGAACTCAGGGCCAAACTCAGCAGTCGTCGGGTCGACGTGGCACTGTGGGCCCTGCTACGTCTCTGGAGGGGGATGAGAGTGCGCGCTGTAGGAGTGGTTGGCCTGATAGCGGCCGGGGTCATGGTTTTGTGCGCCTGTGACGATCCGAAGGGACCGTTGCCGGCGCCGCAGACGGCGCCACCGTCCGGATCGAGGGACAATGCGGAGCGAGCTCGGGAGGCCGAGCGGTTCGCGCCGAAGGTATGGCTGGCCGACGAGGACGAGTACGGGCCTGGGGAGGCCCAGTTGTTCATCGAGCAGGCGGAACTGCGTTGGGCGCACGACGAGGGCTGCGGCGACGATTCGATCGCCGATCCGATGGACTCGCGCCTGCTTGCCACCGGTGGGTACACCCATCAGGGCAAGGGCGGGCCGCCCGGGTGCGAGCACGGCGGCCGGACCTATCGCAGTGACGAGAACACCCGGCCGCGCGGTCCAGCCGAACTGGGTGCGGAGGGCTTTTACCTCAAGGCCGACGAGGGTGTGCGTGGTGGCACCGGAACCGCGGCGCCGACGTACTGGCAGTACTACAAGGGCGCCTACATCTACTGGTTCTTCTACCCGTACAACGACGCGCCCTCCATCCCGGCCGGGCCGGCTGCGGTCAACATGTTCGACCACGAGGGCGACTGGGAACGGATTGCCGTACGCACCGACGGCGAGGGTGCCCGGGTCGGCGTGACGTTGTGGGGGCACGGCAAAAGCTGCTATCTGCGCGACGACCAGCTGGAGTGGGTCAATGACCACCCAATGGTGTATTCCGCGAAGGGCACCCACGCCTCATACGCCGACGACGGTGTCCACCGCCACGGCGTGGACCGTACCTCGGCCGGCACACCCTGGGAGACCTGGCAGCGGGTGCGGCCGATCGCCGACGAACCTTGGTATGGCTATTGGGGCGCATGGGGCTCGGTTGGAACTCCCGGGCCTTGGGCCAACCACCGCACAGGCCCGGCCGGACCTCATCCCAACCGCGAACCTACTGATGCCTGGACCGAGCACCACTGCACCGAGCCCGACCAGTCCGTGCCGCAGGACGAGCCGGCCGGCCCCACGATCCCCGATGCGTTCCTCGACCAGTGGTATGCGCCGGAGCCGATGAGCAGGCCAGGGCCGCCGTGGCCCTACTACGTGCGGTTGCAACTGTGGGGTGAGGACGTGCCCGGTGCGGACGGTTTCGAGGGTCTCAGCTCGTACAGCGAGGACTTCAACGCCACACCCGGGATCGGCGCTCTGGCGTGCTCTAATGACCTGGATCTCGTCGAGGCGAGCGCTGACAAGCTCGTGTTCGCGGAGACCGAGGACGACGACGTGTACGAAAACTGCCCGGACAAGGGCACGGTCACGCTCACGCTGTCCGGCGACCAGTTGGTCTACGATTACGTCGGGGACAGCGGCAGCGCGCACACGGTGCTCGTGCGGTCCTAGTGTCCTGAGTTGTTAGTTCGTGTGCAGTAGCGTGCGATGGAGTCGAGGATCTGGGCGGCGGTCTTGGTCCAGACGTAGGGTCGTGGTTCGTCGTTCCAGGTTTCGATCCAGGCGCGGATGTCGCGGTTGAAGGAGCGGACGCTGGTGTGGCTTCCTCGTTGGAGTTTCCTGGTCGTGAGCTCGGAGAACCAGCGTTCGACGAGGTTGAGCCAGGAACTCGAGGTCGGGGTGAAGTGCGCGGTGAAGCGCGGATGAGCGGCCAGCCAGCGTTTGATCGCCGGGGGCTTATGGGTCGAGACGTTGTCCATCACCAGGTGCGCGGCCAGGTCGGCGGGCACTTCGTTGTCGGGGCCAGTCGCTCGTCGATGAGCCGGAGGAGATCTTCCTGCGCGCGGCCGTGCAGGGACAGGCCCGGCTCGTCCAGCAGGAGGATGAGGTCCTGGTCGGCGTCAGCTTCGAGCTCGTTGAAGTAGGCCAGGAACGAGAAGAACCAGACGAACCCGCGGGAGCGGTCGTCGAACGGGACCGACGCCCGATGCCGGCTGTTGTTGCCCCGGATCTGCAGGATCGGCGGCTCGTTCCTTGGTGGGGTCGCGCCGGTCTCCGCCTGCAGGGACTCAAGCCTGACGGCCAGCTCGGTGTTCTGCGACCAGTACTCGAACACCTCGTCGGAGATAACCGGGCTGGAGTTCTCCAGCTCGCGGATGAGGCGCTCATGCTCGCTAGCGTTCTGGAACTCTTCCGGGCGCGTGCCGACCATGGTGAGGAGGCTGAGCAGAGCCTGTTCGCCGCGGGTGAGTCCATCGGTGTCGCGACGGCGGATCAGGTCCGGGATGGACACCTTGCCCGGCACCGAGTCGTAGTCGTTTCGCCGACGCCCGGGCGCTCAAGGCATACGCCGGCTCAGCACTAGTGACCAGGGCCTCCGGCAGGAGGATCGCCATCACCCGCCGCCTTGTCAAAACGATCGCCTCACGCCGTCGGCTTCCTCTGGGTCTTCGCCGCAATGCCCCGCCCAGGCCCAGCAAAAGACCACTACGACCGGCGGCGAGATCGGGGGTCTCCATGCCTAGCATCGGGGTCGGGGCCGCCGCCCGCATCCTGCTCGATATCGGTAACGCCTCGAACTTCGCCAGCTTCGCCCACCTCGCACCGGTCACCCGCGCCTCGGGCACCGGCATCAAAGGCGAACACCCCGCCCGCACCGGCAACCGCAAAACTCAAACGCGCGTCTTCCTCGCCGCCTTCGCTGCCCTGCACGACCCAGCCAGCCACACCTACTACTACCGCAAAGAGCCGAAGGCAAGAAACACAACGCCGCCCTCACCTGCCTCGCTCGCCGACGCTGCGACGTCCTCTACGCCATGCTCCGCAACCGAACCACTACCGACACCGCGTACCAGCAGCCGCTTGACAAACCCATAGGGACACCCCTCCGCATTGCGGCCCCGAAAGACCTCGGCCACCTGTCGCCCGGCCAAGGACGGCGCGCCGACGCACTGTGCTTCCTCGACACCGCGCTCGTGCTCAGCCGGGCGTGGACACCGGCCGCTGGGAAGCGATCGTCGATGGCATGTTCGCCAAGGTCTACGCCGATTCGGGCGACCACGGCAAGGCCATCGAGCACGGCGAAAGCAGCGCGCGCCTGCGTCACTGGATCGGCGATTCCGACGGCGAAGCGTACGCGCTGACCGCACTCGCCCACTGCTGGCAGGGCCTGGGCGAGCACGACCGGGCAATCGCCCACTGCTGGCAGGCGATCGCCCTCGGCCGTGCCTCACTCGGCAACCAGGACGACCTGGCACCTCCCCTTGCGGTCCTGGCCGTTTCCCTGCACCACCTCGGCCGAATCCACGAACCACTGGCCTGCTGGCGGGAAGCCGCCGCGATCTACGCTGAGCGAGGTCTGGACACCGACGCCGCGGCGATCCGCCGGCACCTTCGTCAGCGGGCGATGACGGTGTGACCCCAGGCCAGCAACGCGCCGGTGTGACTGCTGTACTTCTCCGACCAGGCACGGAAGGTGTACCGGCCGCTGACCCCGCCGACCTTCGGGGTCCAGCACCGTGTCTGGCCCGGCTCCACGTGGTCGTTGCCATTCGGGCTGTCGCACGTGACCTCCGAGGTCCAGGATCCGTCCCGGTAGATCTGCAGGATGACCTGCGCGTACTGGCTGGCCGTCATCTCGTTGTCGTAGATCACGAAACCCCAGTAGTTGTACGCGCTGTCGCGGCACAGTTCGACGGTGCCGACCCTGGCGCCACCGGTCGTCGCCGACACGGGCGCGGTTTTCACGATGGTGCCGTAGCTGCTGCCGTACTGGCAGTGCGGAGCCGCATCCGGTTGCGCCGAAGCGGGCACCACCGCACCCAGCAAAGCTGCGCTCGCCACTCCGAGCGTCGCGAAGATTCTCCTGAACATGGCCTACTCCCCTTTTCGATGCGGCGATCGCCGCGCCAAGCCAGGATGAACAGTCCGCCTTGCGGTTTCCTTGCGGTAACCCGTAGGCCCCAGCAAGAGACAGTGTTCACCGGTAGCTCACCCCGCAGGCGACGGCATGCCAGCCGGGGTATCGCGAGCCAGTTTCAGCACAGCAGGAAGAACGGAGACATATCGGAGCCCACACTGGCCACCAGCAACTGCAAACATGATCTTTAAGTCGGCAAATCCGCAGGTAGAAGCCAGGCAACTGCGACTTGTTTCAAGACCATCACGGGCTGACCCGCGGTCTTTTAATCCGCAGGGTTCGGCGAGCGCCACCACGTTAGGCGCTTAGATGAGATCCCGCAGGTCGTGGTTCTGAGAACCATCCGCCTCGCCTCCCGCACAGCCACCGGCCCATCCGAATCGGACCAAAGTGTTCCAGGCCGCAGGAAATCACCTAGATAGGCAGCCCGCCTGGAGCAACCTCTATGACCCCATTTCGACCGCCAGCCCAGGGCTGCTCCACCTACTGAACAGTAACTGAAGGACGCTGCGCCGAAACCAGAACTTCACCACAGCGAAAAAATCGCCTGACCTGCATAAATGGACAGGTCAGGCGATCTTGGGAACTGTGGAGCTAAGGGGACTCGAACCCCTGACCCCCTCACTGCCAGTAAGGATCACGTAAACCCTCTACCAGCACAAACAGAGAATACCCTGGTTCGTTCGCTACCGTTGGATACGCTTCGATTCCATTGCGCGCCGTTGGACACGCACCCGTGCTCCAGGTTCGCTCCAGGGAAATTGGTGTGAAGCATGTGCGAGTTGGGCCGTCACGCCAGGTCACTGGCTGGCCGCCAGCGTGTTACCTCGGCGGAGGTGTAGCGCCAACCCTTGCGGCCAGCGCCCTGTTAGCACTGTCGGCAGGGAGACGACATCAGATGATCATCTTGTGCAGCGCCGCGACCATCCCGTCCGCAGGGTAGCTCGCGGGCGGCGGCCGTCCCAGCGACAAGCGCAAGCCCTTGAGCACGGTCGTGCCGATCGGCGTGATCACCAGCCATTCCATGCCGAGGGTGGCGAAGGATCGTCCGTGGGCGGCGCGGAGATCGCGACCTCGCCGAACCGCCGGTCTGGGTCGGGTGTCACAGCTCGCGACAGGTGGTGTTGGCGCAAGACGTGCCCCTGGGCAGCGCGAAACGCAGGACAGCGGAGCGGGCAAACATCCGGACGTGAGGCGGAGTCATCGACAGGGGTGGTTGTGCCAGGTAAGAGGCACGGTACCGAGGTGAGTGGCAGGAAAGCGGCTGCTGACCAAAGACGCCACGCGACGAGGGCGTGGCTTGTGGTCAGCTCGCCTGCCATACCGACGTCCCGCGGATCAGTCTCCGAAGAAGGAGCCCGTCGCGCCACCTGCCGCGCCGGCCAACGGCGATGCTCGCTTGGCGTCGGCCCGGTCCTGGCTCAGGGAGTCATCGAGGCTCTCGTGGTTGGCATAGCGCTGCAGGCATGTGATGACGCGAGCCGGAGCGTTCTGGCTCAATGCGTCGTCGGCGAGCTGGAATCGATGCAGCTCTCCTTTGCCGTCAGTTCCCTGTTGATGGATGGTGCCGAGCGGCGAGCGGCGAGGGTCTCGGATGGTCTTGATCAAGCCGTATCGAGCCAGCATGCGATGGGCCTCAAATCCACGGTCGAGGTTGAACATTTCGTCGCGGAAGCCACTGCTAAGGAAAACTCCCTTGGTTGCGTGCTCGTTGGGGTATGCCTGCGCGCAGAAGCGCAGGACTAGATAGGTGATGATCTCGTTGTCGCTGAGGGCGTCGATCCAACCGTTGAGGAAAAATCCCGACGGGATGGTCGTGATTTTCCGGCGAGCGCGGCCGGTCTCGAACACCGGGACGGTGTATTTGGCCCGCCCGGTGGCGCCGTCGTTGACCCGCCCCTCGTCCAGGATTCGGAACGACTCATACCGGCCGTGCTGACCCGGCGGCTTCCGCAGCTCGATGCGCCCGAGCTGGTGCAGGCGCTCAAGCGCGGAACACAGCTGACGAAGCCGGTTGCGTCGTCTGCTACCCGCGAAGGCCGCCCGGCGCGTCGAGTCAGCAGTCGGCAACGCCGAGAAGGTGACCCAGCTCGGCACTTCAGCGCCGCCGGACGCAGAGGGCTTCGTCTCTAACGGCAACATGGTCCTGGCCGCCACCGGTGCATCTGATCGGCTCGACGGACGGGCTTGCAACTCGAACAACACCAGCAGCAGCACCTTCAACGCGGCGCCTTTGGAGGTGCTGACCTTCTGAATCCGCGTGGGGCCGACCTCGTCGGCGTTCCGGCAGAACAGGCCCGAACGCACTTTGACCATGCGCAACGGGTCGTCGTTTGGGCGCGCAGCCAGCAAGTCTCGCCGGGCGTCGACGCCAGCGTCGAAGGCACTCGCGCTGTCGCGCGCCGGCACGTCCAGCAGACTCTCCAGTCGTGTGATCCGCTTGCCGACTCGGTCCGGAATCGCCCTGGAGACAGGTTCCATCCGCCACCTCCCACCACGATCATCGGCCACAACCCTCCATGATCACAAACTAATTCGCACTGATGGTCTGCAACGGATAGACCGCTCCAACGAATTTCGTACCGGTGTAGCGCTCTATGGGGCGGTCAATCCGTATTTGATCTCGGCGTGACAACGTCGTTTTTCCAGTTCAAAGTGGGTTCTCCATGCCGCGCAAGGCGCTTGGCGCCCGAGCTGAAGACCGAGGACATCACGATGATGACGGTTTTGACGATCACCACCGGCGGCGTACTGCTGACCGCCATCGCCGCCGCAACCGGGGTTGCACTGTTCCAGGCCGATCCACTGCGCCGACGCGACGCTCTCCGGGTGCTGCGCATCGCACTCGGCACCACCGTGCTCACCGGAACGGCCACGGCCGTAACGCGCTTGCACGAGGTCGGGCTGCTGTAGAGAGCTCCGCGGCCCGTTACATCTCCGGCAAGACTCCTCGCGGGGTCTGCTTCATCAACACCTCCCGAACCGCCGCGGCTTCGGGTTCGAAGGCCCAGGGCGACCGTACGGAGTGGTGATCACCCAACCCCTGAGATCACGACCAATGTGCTGGTCACCATTCTGCCCCCGACCCACCACTCTCATCTGCCACGCAGAGCTCTGAAGGCCGCCATTGATCGCAGTAGCGACTTCCTATCAGGTGACAACCACGCTCGAGAAACCACCGAAAGGCGAGCTGCGGTTCGAGGAACAGGGTCAGCTCGGCCAACTACTCGACTCGGTGAGCACCAACTATCTGCGGTACCGCAGTCAAACGTTCCGAGTAGACGGAGCACCAGCTGGATCGGCGAGGCCGACTTCCTTGACGTACCGGCTAACTCCGGCGCGTATCCTGCGGTTGAACTTGGTTACGACAAAGCCCGAGTAGAAAATCCGGAGTTCTTTGCGTGCACGGGTGATCGAGACGTAGAATCGACGACGATCCTCAGCAAGGTCTTCCGGCGTCTTCGACCGGTAGCTCGGCATCAGGCTCTCGTCCGCGCCGACGATGAGCACGACATCGAACTCGAGCCCTTTGCTCGACGTCGTGGTGGTCACCTCCACTCGATCGCGCGGCAGGG
The genomic region above belongs to Amycolatopsis sp. YIM 10 and contains:
- a CDS encoding Vps62-related protein, producing the protein MFIEQAELRWAHDEGCGDDSIADPMDSRLLATGGYTHQGKGGPPGCEHGGRTYRSDENTRPRGPAELGAEGFYLKADEGVRGGTGTAAPTYWQYYKGAYIYWFFYPYNDAPSIPAGPAAVNMFDHEGDWERIAVRTDGEGARVGVTLWGHGKSCYLRDDQLEWVNDHPMVYSAKGTHASYADDGVHRHGVDRTSAGTPWETWQRVRPIADEPWYGYWGAWGSVGTPGPWANHRTGPAGPHPNREPTDAWTEHHCTEPDQSVPQDEPAGPTIPDAFLDQWYAPEPMSRPGPPWPYYVRLQLWGEDVPGADGFEGLSSYSEDFNATPGIGALACSNDLDLVEASADKLVFAETEDDDVYENCPDKGTVTLTLSGDQLVYDYVGDSGSAHTVLVRS
- a CDS encoding ATP-binding protein, whose protein sequence is MPGKVSIPDLIRRRDTDGLTRGEQALLSLLTMVGTRPEEFQNASEHERLIRELENSSPVISDEVFEYWSQNTELAVRLESLQAETGATPPRNEPPILQIRGNNSRHRASVPFDDRSRGFVWFFSFLAYFNELEADADQDLILLLDEPGLSLHGRAQEDLLRLIDERLAPTTKCPPTWPRTW
- a CDS encoding tetratricopeptide repeat protein produces the protein MDTGRWEAIVDGMFAKVYADSGDHGKAIEHGESSARLRHWIGDSDGEAYALTALAHCWQGLGEHDRAIAHCWQAIALGRASLGNQDDLAPPLAVLAVSLHHLGRIHEPLACWREAAAIYAERGLDTDAAAIRRHLRQRAMTV